One window of the Eucalyptus grandis isolate ANBG69807.140 chromosome 6, ASM1654582v1, whole genome shotgun sequence genome contains the following:
- the LOC104451049 gene encoding aspartic proteinase NANA, chloroplast yields the protein MNKLMLPITYVLLLLMIQTDDKSFSSYASPAGGNVRLKLIHSQAYAPKSNYDQMKRIRELVHSDILRRGIMFSKHHQSTRRKVWEKPRRRTNCSDISIGMPISSGRDYGTGQYFVEVNVGTPPQKMLLIADTGSELTWMNCKRHGRRRGFQSTRSSTFKTVPCSSRTCKIDFMDLFSLARCPTPSTPCSYDYRYSDGSGALGIFARETVTAEITNEKGRATKVEDVVVGCTLTLQGQGFQGADGVLGLAYSNYSFATRASHTFGGTFSYCLVDHLSHKYLSNYLTFGYAGATSHSGLLSRMHYTKLDLASLIPFYAVNVEGISINGELLKIPSLIWAADRGGGTIIDSGTSLTILTELAYRPVVGALGEALSKRLERTKLDGGGPLEYCYNSTNPWSRFEDSWVPRLAFHFSDGARFEPPVRSYVIDAAPGVKCLGFLSATWPGVSVIGNIIQQKHVWEFNLVQGVLGYAPSTCASG from the exons ATGAACAAACTAATGCTGCCCATCACCTACGTTTTACTCCTGTTGATGATCCAGACCGAtgataagtcattttctagCTACGCTTCCCCTGCCGGTGGGAACGTGCGATTGAAATTAATACATTCGCAAGCATATGCTCCGAAGTCTAATTATGATCAGATGAAGCGCATCAGGGAGCTTGTTCATAGCGACATTCTCCGTCGGGGTATCATGTTCAGTAAGCACCACCAGAGCACGAGGAGGAAGGTATGGGAAAAGCCAAGACGCCGAACCAATTGCAGCGACATCTCCATAGGGATGCCCATTTCCTCCGGTCGGGACTATGGAACAGGCCAGTACTTCGTGGAAGTGAATGTCGGGACACCCCCTCAGAAGATGTTGCTGATTGCAGATACGGGAAGCGAATTGACCTGGATGAACTGCAAGCGCCACGGCCGGAGAAGAGGATTTCAGTCAACTCGATCCTCAACCTTCAAAACTGTTCCTTGCTCGTCTCGCACTTGTAAGATTGACTTCATGGATCTCTTCTCGCTTGCTCGGTGCCCCACCCCATCTACACCCTGTTCCTATGATTACAG ATACTCGGATGGGTCAGGCGCGCTGGGGATCTTTGCGCGAGAGACAGTCACGGCGGAAATCACAAATGAGAAGGGGAGAGCGACCAAGGTGGAAGATGTGGTGGTTGGATGTACCCTGACTCTCCAAGGTCAGGGCTTCCAGGGAGCCGACGGGGTGTTGGGCTTGGCGTACAGCAACTACTCCTTTGCCACCAGGGCTTCTCACACGTTCGGCGGAACCTTCTCTTATTGCCTTGTTGATCATCTGAGCCACAAGTACCTCTCCAATTACCTCACTTTTGGATATGCGGGCGCCACGAGCCATTCGGGGTTGCTTTCACGTATGCATTACACCAAGCTTGATCTGGCCAGCCTCATCCCCTTCTATGCAGTGAATGTAGAGGGCATCTCCATCAACGGAGAATTGCTAAAGATTCCGTCCCTAATATGGGCAGCCGATCGGGGCGGCGGGACGATCATTGATTCTGGCACAAGCCTGACGATTCTAACGGAGCTGGCTTACAGGCCTGTCGTGGGTGCTCTAGGAGAAGCACTGTCCAAGAGACTCGAGAGGACGAAGTTGGACGGAGGAGGGCCTCTGGAGTACTGCTACAACAGCACAAACCCCTGGTCTAGGTTCGAGGACTCGTGGGTACCGAGACTGGCGTTTCATTTCAGTGATGGCGCTCGGTTTGAGCCTCCCGTGAGAAGCTACGTGATCGACGCAGCTCCAGGGGTGAAGTGTCTGGGGTTCCTGTCGGCGACATGGCCCGGCGTCTCAGTGATTGGCAACATCATACAACAGAAGCATGTTTGGGAGTTTAACTTGGTCCAAGGCGTGTTGGGTTATGCACCCTCCACTTGCGCCTCCGGATGA